GGGCGCCATCCAGGACGTGCTCCTGGAACATTTCGATAGTGGCCCGCTTGCCATCGAGAATTTCCGTATTGGGAACGATGGGTGCATTTTTCCCACCGACTTCCTTCCAGTTTTTGATCTTGCCGGTAAAAATACCCTTGAGCTGTTCCTTGCTGAGGTTTTTGATGGGGTTGTTCTTATGGACGAAGACGGTAACGGCATCATAGCCTATGGTGGTGGAAGAGAGCCTTTCCTTCTTCTCCTCAGGCTTCAGGGGCCTGGATGCTCCGGCCACCATGACCTTGCCCTCGATCAGGGCCTTTACCCCCTTACCCGAACCTGGAATTTCGATGGAGGACAATTTTTTGCCTGTTTTGTTCGCAAAGGCGTCGGCTGCACCGGCATTCAGTATACCGGTGCCGATTGTGGATGAGCCGCTGTAGGTGATATCTGCCAAGGCAAAGGTGGGAAGAATGAAGAGGGCGGAAAGGACCATACAAAACTTTTTCAACATGAAAACCTCCTGAGCATAAAATGGTGCAGATAGTGAAATATATCTATTTCACAGTTGATTCTAATCGTGTTTTCTGCTCGAACAATACTGCTGATGAGCAATAATTGCACCATTTTTATTAAAGTTCACGTTTGCGGATAAATAGCCTATGCTGCAGCTATTTGCGTATTTCCATGGCCGCCAGGGTTACTGCCGGATCACGTAGTTGCAGTGTGGAAATGGGGCAATAACGTATTTTGCTTATCCTGGGCGCAGGCAAAAGTCTTTGGTTGTCTTTATCGGCTTTTTTGCTATCTTAAATCCGGTCCAGGTTGCCATGGGCATCATTAAATCCCAGCCGGAGTACATGCATGAGTGAAGGGAGCAGGAGACATAAAGGGGGCGGCATCACCCGTCGCGAGTTTCTCAGAAACAGCGCCCTGGCCGGTTGCACTGCGCTGGTAGCATCGCAGCTGGAATTTATCCATGGCCTTATTGCCCTGGTCGAGGCGCAGGAACTGACAGAGATGGAGGCCTACGAGCTGATGCGATCCGATCGCACCTTGTTTACCGCCTGCCTTAACTGCAATACCGGATGCGGCCTCAAGGTGAAGATGATCGACGGGGTCATTGTCAAGATCGACGGCAACCCTTACAACCCATTTGCCCTCCATCCCCATCTTCCCATGTCGATGTCGCCATATAAAACCTCTAAGACCGATGGCGCCATCTGCCCCAAAGGTCAGTCTGCCCACCAGGGGGCATATGACCCTTACCGGATTCGCAAGGTTCTGAAACGGGCCGGCAGGCGGGGCGAAGGGAAATGGATTTCCATTCCCTTTGACCAGGCTGTCACTGAGATTGTCAACGGCGGGGTTATCTTCAGCCATGTGCCGGGGGAAGAAAAGCGGCAGATTACCGGTCTCAAGGAACTGCATGCCATGCATGACCCTGCGACATTTGCGGCGATGGCCGGGGATGTGGAGATGATCTGCAAGAAAAGGATGACCGTTGCCGAGTTTAAAGCCAGGCACGCCGAAAACCTGCATCTGCTCATCGATCCCGACCATCCCGATTTCGGGCCGAAGAACAACCAGTTCGTCTATTTCTGGGGGAGGATCAAGGGGGGACGGAGCGATTTCGCCAGGCGCTTTACCGATGCCTTCGGGACGATCAATACCCATGGCCATACCACCGTCTGCCAGGGATCTCTCTACTTTGCCTGCAAAGCCATGAGCGAACAGTACGCCGGCAACGGCTTCAGGGGGGGGCAGAAATTTTATTGGCAGGCGGACCAGGAGCATGCGGAATATATACTCTTTGTGGGCGCTAACCTGTTCGACGCCAACTACGGCCCTCCCAACCGCACGCCACGGATGACGGAACGGCTGGTGACGGGAAAGCTGAAGATGACGGTCATCGACCCGCGCTTCACAAAGCTTGCGGCCAAGGCCCAGCGCTGGGTGCCCATCAGGCCGGGGACAGATGCCGCCTTTGCCATGGGGATGACCCGCTGGATTCTGGAAAACAGACGCTTCGATGCCACCTATCTGGCCAATGCAAACCGGGCGGGGGCGACCAAGGATCAGGAACCGACCTGGAGCAACGCCACCTGGCTGGTGAAAATTGACGATAATGGTGAGCCCGGCGCCTTTCTCCGTGCCTCGGAGATAGGATTGAGGCCGAAAGAGGTGCGTAAGGACAAGGAAGGCAGAAGCTTCGAATTTGAATTCCTGGTGGCGATACGGGACGGGGAGCCGGTTGCCTTCGATCCCAATGATACCCGATTGCGGGTTCGGGGAGAATTATTCGTCGATACCGTGCTCAAAGGGGAGCATGGCCCGGTAAGGGTGAAAAGTTCCCTGCAACTCATGCTTGAGGCGTCACGGGAGCGGACGCTGGCGGAATACGCGGCCGTCTGTGGCATCGAGCCGGGAATAATAGAGGCCGTGGCAAGGGAGTTCACCTCCCACGGCAAGAAAGCCTGTGTAGAGGTTCACCGCGGCGCCGCCCAGCATACCAATGGCTTCTACGCCGTTTCGGCCCTGATGAACTTGAATCTGCTCATGGGCAATTTCGACTGGAAAGGGGGCATGATTGCTCCTGCCACCTTCAACTATGATGGCAGCAGTAATGACAGGCAGCCCTATAATTTGAAAAAGATGTCGCCCAAAACCGGCAAGCCCTTCGGCCTGTCCGTCATCCGCCACGGTACGGCCTATGAAGATTCGACCATCTTTGCCGGCTATCCGGCCAGACGCAACTGGTGGCCCCTTTCTTCCGACATTTACCAGGAAATTCTTCCCTCCATCGCCGACGCCTATCCATACCCGATCAAGGCCCTGTTCTCCTACATGGGGAGCCCATCCTATGCCCTTCCCGCCGGAGATGCGGGCATTGCCGCCCTGACCGATCTGGAGCGGGTGCCACTCTATTTTGCCAGCGACATTACCATCGGCAGCACCAGCATGTATGCCGACTATGTTTTTCCAGACCTTCACTTTCTGGAACGATGGGAATTCCAGGGCTCTCACCCCAATATGCCGGTAAAGGTGCAGCCGGTCCGGCATCCCGTGATCGTCTCCCCCAATGAGGTGGTCAAGGTATTCGGTGAAGACCAGCCCATCTCCTTTGAGACCCTCTGGCTGGCCCTGGCGGAAAAACTCGAACTCCCCGGCTTCGGCAAGGACGGCTTTGCCACCGGACTTGACTTGAAAACGCCGGAGCAGTTCTATTGGCGCATGGTGGCGAATTTGGCCTATGACGGCAGTGTCCCGGTCGCCGATGCCGGTTCTGAAGAGGTGGGGCTTTTCTATGAGAGCCACAGGCACCTTCCCACCAGCGTTTTGAGGATCGATCAGACCGGAGACCTGGATACGGTGCAGTTGAGCAAGGCAATCCATATCCTCAACCGGGGTGGCCGCTTCGATACCCAGGAATCTGCCTATGACGGCGATTATGCAGCGAACAGGTACGGTCGTCTCATCAACCTTTACCAGGAAAAGACGGCGCTGGTTAAGGATGCCTTTACCGGCAGGCATTTCCATGGCCTGCCAGGGTACCAGCCGGTGGCCGACACCCTGGACAGGGCGCCGGTGGCCATTTCAAAGGGCCATGACCTCCACCTTATCACCCAGAAGGACATCAGGATGACCAAGAGCAGGACGGTCAGTAACCAGTATCTGACCGGACTCTTTCCGGAAAATGCCATTATGGTCAATGCCGCCGACGGCAAAAGACTGGGACTGAAACAGGGCCAGAAGGTCAAGGTGGTCTCTGCCACCAACCCGAGCGGGGAGTGGGTTCTGGGCAACGGCGTGAAAAAACCGATAATCGGGCGGGTGCAGCTGACCGAGACCATCCGCCCAGGCGTCATAACCTTTACCCACGGCCACGGTCTCTGGGCAAGCGGTGCCACCGACATGGTAATTGACGGCATATTCATCAAGGGGGATCCCCGCCGGGCCGGGGGTGTCAATGCCAACGCCGCCATGTGGCTTGATCCCCATCTGAAGAACACCTGCATGATCGACAAGGTTGGGGGGAGCGTGTCATTCTATGATACGAAGGTCAGATTGGTAATGGTTTAGCAGGGTTCGCAACAGGAGGCATAATTAATGCCGGTCAGGCAGGATCGACTTTCATGCGGGGTGCGGCAAATTTACGGCCGACGATGGCAGAATGGCGCAGGCGCAGTTCGTCCATGCCCCCTTCCAGAAATGCCAGAAGTGATTTTTCTTCCAGCCCATGGATATGGGTATCGACCAATTTTCCCATCAGGGCGTTGTACTTCTTCGTTGAACTGCCGTGGGCGAAATTCCTGCCGGGGAAGCGGCGGAGGTCGCCATTGAAAAGCGGCGAGACGTGGTAGAGCTCGTGGAAGACGGTGATCAGCTTTTCCCGCAGGGGCAGGTTGAGAAAGCGCGGGACGAGAAAATAGATGAGGTAGAGAATCTGGGTGCCGCCATACTCCACCTCAGGCATGGTGCAGGTGAAGGTGCGCCGGCCGCGCCTGGCGGTGGTGGTCCTGGCTCCCCCTTCGAAGCGTAAGGGGTGGATCTTGGCATAGGTGCCGTGGATGCCGCCATTGCGGGTGGTCGAGATGCAGACGAGGAGCTGTTGCGGGTCGATGTGGCTGAATTCAGGCACCAGCCGGACGATGCCCCCGATCAGTCGCTCCAGCTCCCCGGTCAGGTTGAGGGTGGTCATTTTCCGGCTTTTTGCAGCTTGTGGCAAAACAGGCAGCGCATGGGGCCATCCTTCGGCTTCACTGGATGCTTTGGCGGAAAGGAGATTCCTCCCTGCTCGTTGTGGCAGGCCGGGCAACCCTTGTCGGCCTCCATCTTGCTGCCGGTCTTGGCTACGATCTCATAGAACGGCTTGTGTGTGTCATCCAGGGGAACCTTCTTTGTTTTCTCTTCGCCGGAAATGGCGATGAAGATGATGGCGACGATACCGATCAGGCCGATGAACAACCAGTCTTTTTTGCCTATTTTCATATGGGTCTCCGTTTTTTCATTTTTCTATGGCGGCACAGCCGATGGCGCCGTTATGCTGGGGATGGGGTGGGACGATGACGGTACTTCCCATCTCCTTCTCCAGTAGTTTCACAAGAGCCGTGTTCAGGGCGACGCCCCCCGTCAGGACCAGGTTTTCGGCCGGAAATCTTTTCAGCATGGGGATGACCCTCTTCACCAGGGTCTGGTTGACCCCGGCGCAGAGCTGTTCCACGGGAAAGCCGCGCAGGATCTGGCCAATCAGTTCCGACTCGCCGAATATGCCGCAGGTTGCATCCAGCGGTACCGGCTCTTCCCAGTGGGAGGAAAGCTCTTCGAGGCTCACCTCCAGAATGGCGGCCATATTTTCCAGATAACGGCCGCTGCTGGCGGCACACTTGTCGTTCATGACGAAATCGGCCAGTTTGCCTCCGGTGACCAGGGCAACCTTGGTGTCCTGCCCTCCCATGTCGAGCATGGTGAAGTTCTTCAGCCCGGTCTGCTTCAGGGCGCCGGCAACATGGGCACGGATCTCCGAAATGACCTTGGCGCCCCGCATGGACAAGGTGTTGCGGCCATAACCGGTAACGGTCACCGCTGCCGTCGCCAGTTCTTCTGGCGAGAAAAGTTCACTGGCTTTCAGGTCGAGCAGGAGCTCTTCTCCTTCGAGCCTGCCGAAGCGTTTGTAGAAGGTGACCGTATCCCGGTCCGCCAGCCTGGATACAATGCCGTCGACGAGCAGGGCGAATTTGGCCTTTCTGCTTCCCAGGTCGATGCCGATTCTGCTGCTACGGACAGCCATCAATCCTCCGCCATTGCCTGTTTGTCGGCAAGCATCTCGACGAAGCCTTCCAGCCTGATCCTGGTCCGGGCATCCAGCCGCGCCGGCTTGTCCCCTTCCAGGGTGAGGATGGGCAAGGACAGCTTCTTGCGTATGACCATGTCTTCTATCTGGCGGAAACAGAAGGACTGGACATAATGGATGACGCCGTCCA
This region of Geotalea daltonii FRC-32 genomic DNA includes:
- a CDS encoding phosphate ABC transporter substrate-binding protein; the encoded protein is MLKKFCMVLSALFILPTFALADITYSGSSTIGTGILNAGAADAFANKTGKKLSSIEIPGSGKGVKALIEGKVMVAGASRPLKPEEKKERLSSTTIGYDAVTVFVHKNNPIKNLSKEQLKGIFTGKIKNWKEVGGKNAPIVPNTEILDGKRATIEMFQEHVLDGAPHAKFKQIDLPRDQIIEVAKDENGICSVSLGLYATLPGDIKGKVKPISVNNTAPDDKNVRSGAYLISRPLNLITKGVAKGEVKEFISFMLSSEGQAIVGKNFVPVRKVK
- a CDS encoding molybdopterin-dependent oxidoreductase gives rise to the protein MSEGSRRHKGGGITRREFLRNSALAGCTALVASQLEFIHGLIALVEAQELTEMEAYELMRSDRTLFTACLNCNTGCGLKVKMIDGVIVKIDGNPYNPFALHPHLPMSMSPYKTSKTDGAICPKGQSAHQGAYDPYRIRKVLKRAGRRGEGKWISIPFDQAVTEIVNGGVIFSHVPGEEKRQITGLKELHAMHDPATFAAMAGDVEMICKKRMTVAEFKARHAENLHLLIDPDHPDFGPKNNQFVYFWGRIKGGRSDFARRFTDAFGTINTHGHTTVCQGSLYFACKAMSEQYAGNGFRGGQKFYWQADQEHAEYILFVGANLFDANYGPPNRTPRMTERLVTGKLKMTVIDPRFTKLAAKAQRWVPIRPGTDAAFAMGMTRWILENRRFDATYLANANRAGATKDQEPTWSNATWLVKIDDNGEPGAFLRASEIGLRPKEVRKDKEGRSFEFEFLVAIRDGEPVAFDPNDTRLRVRGELFVDTVLKGEHGPVRVKSSLQLMLEASRERTLAEYAAVCGIEPGIIEAVAREFTSHGKKACVEVHRGAAQHTNGFYAVSALMNLNLLMGNFDWKGGMIAPATFNYDGSSNDRQPYNLKKMSPKTGKPFGLSVIRHGTAYEDSTIFAGYPARRNWWPLSSDIYQEILPSIADAYPYPIKALFSYMGSPSYALPAGDAGIAALTDLERVPLYFASDITIGSTSMYADYVFPDLHFLERWEFQGSHPNMPVKVQPVRHPVIVSPNEVVKVFGEDQPISFETLWLALAEKLELPGFGKDGFATGLDLKTPEQFYWRMVANLAYDGSVPVADAGSEEVGLFYESHRHLPTSVLRIDQTGDLDTVQLSKAIHILNRGGRFDTQESAYDGDYAANRYGRLINLYQEKTALVKDAFTGRHFHGLPGYQPVADTLDRAPVAISKGHDLHLITQKDIRMTKSRTVSNQYLTGLFPENAIMVNAADGKRLGLKQGQKVKVVSATNPSGEWVLGNGVKKPIIGRVQLTETIRPGVITFTHGHGLWASGATDMVIDGIFIKGDPRRAGGVNANAAMWLDPHLKNTCMIDKVGGSVSFYDTKVRLVMV
- a CDS encoding acyl-CoA dehydratase activase, which produces MAVRSSRIGIDLGSRKAKFALLVDGIVSRLADRDTVTFYKRFGRLEGEELLLDLKASELFSPEELATAAVTVTGYGRNTLSMRGAKVISEIRAHVAGALKQTGLKNFTMLDMGGQDTKVALVTGGKLADFVMNDKCAASSGRYLENMAAILEVSLEELSSHWEEPVPLDATCGIFGESELIGQILRGFPVEQLCAGVNQTLVKRVIPMLKRFPAENLVLTGGVALNTALVKLLEKEMGSTVIVPPHPQHNGAIGCAAIEK